The proteins below are encoded in one region of Flavobacteriales bacterium:
- the pstB gene encoding phosphate ABC transporter ATP-binding protein PstB has product MGKENQLVRMTTEQEYILETKSLDVFYGEMQALKNINMNIEKNKVTAFIGPSGCGKSTFLRVFNRMNDYIESYRMEGQVFMKGQNIYDKNIKVDELRKNIGMVFQKPNPFPKSIYENVTYGLVIQGIKDKAFLKERVEKSLKQAALWDEVKDDLKKSALALSGGQQQRLCIARALAVEPSVLLMDEPTSALDPISTAKVEELIHELKEKYSIVIVTHNMQQASRVSDNTAFFYMGDLIEFGKTEEIFRNPKKERTQNYITGRFG; this is encoded by the coding sequence ATGGGAAAAGAAAATCAGTTGGTAAGAATGACAACAGAACAAGAATACATTTTAGAAACTAAGTCACTCGATGTTTTTTACGGCGAAATGCAAGCCTTGAAAAATATCAATATGAATATTGAAAAAAATAAAGTGACCGCTTTTATCGGCCCTTCAGGCTGCGGTAAATCAACCTTTCTCAGAGTCTTCAATAGAATGAACGACTACATCGAATCTTACAGAATGGAAGGGCAAGTATTTATGAAAGGGCAAAACATTTATGATAAAAACATAAAGGTGGATGAATTGAGAAAAAACATCGGAATGGTGTTTCAAAAGCCCAATCCTTTTCCTAAAAGCATATACGAAAACGTGACTTATGGCTTGGTAATTCAAGGCATAAAAGATAAAGCATTTCTAAAAGAGCGTGTTGAAAAATCCCTCAAACAAGCCGCCTTATGGGACGAAGTTAAAGACGATTTAAAAAAATCTGCCTTAGCACTTTCTGGAGGTCAACAACAACGCTTGTGTATCGCAAGAGCCTTGGCCGTTGAGCCTTCTGTTCTACTTATGGATGAACCTACCTCGGCATTAGACCCCATTTCTACAGCAAAGGTTGAAGAGTTAATCCATGAACTAAAAGAAAAATACAGTATCGTTATCGTAACTCACAATATGCAACAGGCAAGTAGGGTTAGTGATAACACAGCCTTTTTCTATATGGGAGACTTAATAGAATTTGGTAAAACAGAAGAGATTTTTAGAAACCCTAAAAAAGAACGCACACAAAACTACATTACAGGTAGATTTGGTTAA
- a CDS encoding ATP-binding protein, with product MQWTTPKKIAFYLTLALSVPFFILFSLMCFWSESTIQFWQILTVIISSTISIYIISFLFLKKFIHERVKVIYKSLTRQRGVSDDVETDLNKVDEDVDRMVNERQREIEELKNMESFRREFLGNVSHELKTPIFNIQGYIHTLIDGAIRDENVNMQYLERSSKSVDRMINIVEDLEMISKIESNRLELEFTRWNIVDHIQELFDILEMKAKKRSITLSINNQSINNFVEADRDKISQVLINLIENSIKYGNEGGHTKVRLFEMGENILVEIADDGDGIPSEHLPRLFERFYRVDKSRSRSAGGTGLGLSIVKHIVDAHRQTINVRSTENVGTTFSFTLKKA from the coding sequence ATGCAATGGACAACGCCTAAAAAAATTGCCTTTTACTTGACGCTTGCTTTGTCAGTTCCATTTTTTATTTTGTTTTCTTTAATGTGTTTCTGGTCAGAAAGCACCATTCAATTTTGGCAAATCCTCACAGTTATTATATCCTCTACTATTTCCATATACATTATTTCTTTTCTTTTTTTAAAGAAATTCATTCATGAAAGAGTAAAAGTGATTTATAAATCGCTGACTAGACAAAGAGGGGTTAGTGATGATGTTGAAACAGATTTGAATAAAGTAGATGAAGATGTTGACAGGATGGTTAATGAACGTCAAAGAGAAATAGAAGAACTTAAAAACATGGAGTCTTTTCGAAGAGAGTTTTTGGGTAATGTTTCACACGAACTCAAAACACCCATTTTTAATATTCAAGGGTATATACATACGCTTATTGATGGGGCTATAAGAGATGAAAATGTAAACATGCAATATTTGGAACGCTCTAGCAAAAGTGTGGATAGAATGATAAATATTGTGGAAGATTTAGAGATGATATCCAAGATTGAGTCGAATCGATTAGAGCTGGAGTTTACTCGTTGGAATATCGTTGATCATATTCAAGAGTTGTTTGATATTCTTGAGATGAAGGCCAAAAAGAGAAGTATTACTTTAAGTATCAATAATCAATCTATAAATAACTTTGTTGAGGCAGACAGAGATAAAATATCTCAAGTTTTAATAAACCTTATTGAAAACTCCATAAAATACGGCAATGAAGGAGGACACACCAAGGTACGTCTTTTTGAAATGGGAGAAAATATTTTGGTTGAAATTGCCGATGATGGCGATGGTATTCCTTCTGAACACCTACCCCGTTTATTCGAAAGATTTTACAGAGTAGATAAGTCACGTTCTAGAAGTGCAGGAGGAACGGGTTTAGGCTTGTCTATAGTCAAGCATATTGTCGATGCTCACCGACAAACTATTAATGTGAGAAGTACGGAGAACGTGGGAACTACCTTTTCATTTACTCTAAAAAAGGCTTAA
- a CDS encoding response regulator transcription factor — protein sequence MNNEIKILVVDDEEDILEFLGYNLRAEGYEVIVADNGLLAIELAKKHEPSLIILDVQMPNMDGITTCEKIREIPSLSQSVVTFLTARSEDYSQIAGFEAGADDYITKPIRPKVLISRVKALLKRRGITQDTTSIIELGDIVIDKEKHMTTYKGVEVVFAKKEFKLLKLLISKPGKVFTREEILEKVWGTDIVVGDRTIDVHIRKLREKLADHYIKTVKGVGYKFEY from the coding sequence ATGAACAATGAAATTAAAATTCTTGTTGTTGATGACGAGGAAGATATTTTAGAGTTTCTAGGATATAACTTACGTGCCGAAGGTTATGAGGTTATAGTTGCTGACAATGGTTTACTGGCTATTGAATTAGCCAAAAAACATGAGCCCTCACTCATTATACTTGATGTTCAAATGCCGAATATGGACGGCATTACAACTTGTGAGAAAATCAGAGAGATACCATCTTTGAGTCAATCGGTGGTTACTTTCCTTACTGCTCGATCTGAAGATTATTCTCAAATAGCAGGTTTTGAAGCAGGTGCTGACGATTATATTACTAAACCCATTAGGCCTAAGGTTTTGATAAGTAGAGTAAAAGCCTTGCTTAAGCGAAGAGGTATTACACAAGACACCACATCTATTATAGAATTGGGAGATATCGTCATTGACAAGGAAAAACATATGACAACCTACAAAGGTGTTGAGGTTGTATTCGCCAAAAAAGAATTTAAGCTATTGAAGTTATTAATATCCAAGCCCGGCAAAGTATTCACTAGAGAGGAAATTCTAGAAAAGGTTTGGGGCACAGATATTGTTGTAGGAGATAGAACTATTGACGTACATATTCGTAAATTGCGTGAGAAATTAGCCGACCACTACATCAAAACAGTAAAAGGTGTAGGCTATAAATTTGAATACTAA
- the pstA gene encoding phosphate ABC transporter permease PstA: MTNSRKNRIKDKIFEYIGIICTFLGLVVLAIFIGNILVDGLSRIDWDFMKSLPSRKAEKAGIYTAWTGSLWILGFTTLIAFPLAVAAGVYLEEYGKKSRLSSLLEVNISNLAGVPSIIYGLLGLEIFVRVFQMGNSVLAGAFTLALLILPIIIVATREAIRAVPPSIRAASYGLGATKWQTIWHQVLPSAMGGILTGVILAISRAVGETAPLIVVGALAYVPFAPSSPMDEFTVMPIQIFNWVSRPQHGFTINAAAAIIILLIITFIMNGLAVYLRNKWEKKISW, translated from the coding sequence ATGACTAACTCGAGAAAAAATAGAATCAAGGATAAAATCTTTGAATACATTGGAATTATTTGCACCTTTTTAGGGCTTGTTGTTCTGGCTATTTTTATAGGCAATATCCTTGTCGATGGGCTATCAAGAATCGACTGGGACTTCATGAAAAGTCTTCCGTCTAGAAAAGCTGAAAAAGCCGGTATATACACCGCTTGGACAGGTTCGCTATGGATATTGGGCTTTACAACACTGATTGCTTTTCCACTAGCAGTGGCTGCAGGTGTGTATTTAGAAGAGTACGGCAAAAAAAGCCGATTATCTTCTCTCCTCGAGGTAAATATTTCGAATTTAGCGGGCGTGCCATCTATCATATATGGACTACTTGGTCTTGAAATATTCGTTCGTGTTTTCCAAATGGGAAATAGTGTATTGGCAGGCGCTTTTACATTAGCTTTACTAATACTGCCTATCATAATAGTAGCAACAAGAGAAGCCATAAGGGCCGTACCACCAAGTATCAGAGCCGCATCCTATGGCTTAGGAGCAACAAAATGGCAAACCATTTGGCATCAAGTATTGCCTAGTGCTATGGGAGGAATATTGACAGGTGTAATATTGGCAATCTCTAGAGCCGTAGGTGAAACCGCACCATTAATTGTGGTAGGAGCATTAGCCTATGTGCCTTTTGCACCAAGCTCACCAATGGACGAGTTTACAGTAATGCCAATTCAAATTTTTAATTGGGTTTCAAGACCACAGCACGGATTTACAATCAATGCTGCAGCCGCTATTATAATACTATTAATCATCACATTTATTATGAATGGCTTAGCCGTTTATCTAAGAAATAAATGGGAAAAGAAAATCAGTTGGTAA
- the phoU gene encoding phosphate signaling complex protein PhoU, which produces MTQLEQEINELRKELLNMFLAVNNQLLKSEKALLEFDKDLAAEITNAEKRINSLELKIDRDCENILALYSPVAVDLRFVLSVYKINHELERIADIADGIANYVNNVKDPFPKKAIADVKIEDMFSQCQAMMDNVIEAFEKEDTKIARRVFKQDELLNTINSNGSSAIIENYDEKNAEALFYLLSCVRKLERSGDLTKNIAEELIFSIESKVIKHRKNKR; this is translated from the coding sequence ATGACACAATTAGAGCAAGAAATTAATGAATTGAGAAAGGAATTGCTGAACATGTTTTTAGCAGTAAATAATCAATTGCTAAAAAGTGAAAAAGCCCTTTTAGAATTTGACAAAGATTTGGCGGCTGAAATAACTAATGCTGAAAAAAGAATCAATTCTCTAGAGCTAAAGATCGATAGAGATTGTGAAAATATATTAGCCTTATATTCTCCTGTTGCCGTCGATTTGCGCTTTGTTCTTTCGGTATATAAAATCAATCACGAATTGGAACGTATAGCTGATATTGCGGATGGCATCGCCAATTATGTCAATAATGTAAAAGATCCATTTCCTAAAAAAGCTATTGCCGACGTAAAGATTGAAGACATGTTCTCTCAATGTCAGGCTATGATGGATAATGTGATAGAGGCTTTTGAAAAAGAAGACACCAAAATAGCTCGTAGAGTTTTCAAACAAGATGAATTATTAAATACCATAAATTCAAACGGAAGTAGCGCCATCATAGAAAACTATGATGAAAAGAATGCAGAGGCATTATTCTATCTTTTGTCATGCGTACGAAAACTGGAACGATCAGGAGATTTAACAAAGAATATTGCTGAAGAACTTATTTTTTCTATCGAATCAAAAGTTATAAAGCACCGAAAAAATAAGCGATAA
- the pstC gene encoding phosphate ABC transporter permease subunit PstC: MNRRSKEKIIEFLLKGSAAITILTTIGIIWVLLSESFTFFKEVSIVDFLTDDQWTPLFANKHFGIMPLISGTLLTTVIAVSVALPVGLTIAVYLSEYAPKKFRKTVKPMLEVLAAVPTVVYGFFALMVVTPFLQKLIPEMAGFNALSAGIVMGIMIIPFVSSLSEDALQAVPKSLRNASYGLGSTRFQTAFKVMVPAASSGIVVSVILAFSRAIGETMIVAIAAGQQPRLTANPLVPIETITAYIVQVSLGDVPHGSLEYRTIFAAGMTLFVFTFILNNISFWVRKKFREQYD; this comes from the coding sequence ATGAACAGAAGAAGCAAAGAAAAAATAATTGAATTTCTCCTCAAAGGTAGTGCAGCTATTACAATCCTCACTACTATAGGAATTATATGGGTACTCCTTTCGGAGAGCTTTACTTTTTTTAAGGAAGTTTCTATAGTTGATTTTCTTACTGACGACCAATGGACGCCACTTTTCGCCAACAAGCATTTTGGCATAATGCCCCTAATTTCAGGGACATTACTAACAACAGTGATTGCCGTATCTGTGGCATTGCCAGTTGGATTAACTATAGCCGTCTATCTTAGCGAGTATGCTCCTAAGAAATTCAGAAAAACAGTAAAGCCTATGCTAGAGGTTCTAGCAGCAGTACCAACCGTAGTATACGGATTCTTTGCCTTGATGGTTGTTACTCCTTTTTTGCAAAAACTAATTCCCGAAATGGCTGGTTTCAACGCTCTTTCAGCAGGAATAGTAATGGGTATAATGATTATCCCTTTTGTCAGCTCACTTAGTGAAGATGCTCTTCAAGCTGTACCAAAATCGTTAAGAAATGCTTCTTACGGATTAGGCTCAACACGCTTCCAAACAGCATTTAAAGTAATGGTTCCTGCCGCATCATCGGGTATTGTAGTGTCTGTTATTTTAGCATTTTCAAGAGCAATTGGAGAAACTATGATTGTAGCCATTGCTGCTGGTCAGCAACCACGACTAACGGCTAATCCTTTAGTACCTATAGAAACTATAACAGCATATATTGTACAAGTTAGTTTGGGTGATGTGCCACACGGATCATTAGAATATAGAACAATCTTTGCCGCTGGTATGACCTTATTTGTTTTCACATTTATATTAAATAATATCAGCTTCTGGGTAAGAAAGAAATTTAGAGAGCAATATGACTAA
- a CDS encoding PstS family phosphate ABC transporter substrate-binding protein, with the protein MKTLGKLFLGITTIALVACGGSEQKSTKSGLSGAIKIDGSSTVYPVTEAVAEEFRAVEPAVNVTVGVSGTGGGFKKFMRGETDINDASRPIKAKEADACAEIGIGYQELSVAYDGLAVLINPENDWVDYLTVEELKKIWLPEAQGQIMYWDQVREGWPHEELHLFGPGVASGTYDYFAEAICGKKVGTRGDYTASEDDHVLVQGIATDKNALGFFGLAYYEENKDKLKLVGVDNGNGVVMPSLETVGNGSYAPLSRPIFIYVSSLAVQKEEVRGFVSFYLENASSLVAEVGYIPLPDAEYAKEIEKFNAFIK; encoded by the coding sequence ATGAAAACATTAGGAAAATTATTTTTAGGCATCACTACAATTGCACTTGTTGCTTGTGGCGGAAGCGAACAAAAATCTACCAAATCAGGGCTGAGCGGAGCAATCAAAATTGACGGCTCTAGTACAGTATATCCTGTTACTGAAGCAGTGGCTGAAGAATTCAGAGCAGTTGAACCTGCTGTTAATGTTACTGTTGGTGTTTCTGGAACTGGTGGTGGTTTCAAAAAATTCATGAGAGGTGAAACAGATATCAATGATGCTTCTCGTCCTATTAAAGCAAAAGAAGCTGATGCTTGTGCAGAGATTGGTATTGGATACCAAGAGTTAAGTGTTGCTTATGATGGTTTGGCTGTATTAATTAACCCTGAAAATGACTGGGTGGATTACTTAACAGTAGAAGAGCTCAAGAAAATATGGCTGCCTGAAGCACAAGGACAAATTATGTATTGGGATCAAGTAAGAGAGGGCTGGCCTCACGAAGAGCTTCACCTTTTCGGTCCTGGCGTAGCGTCTGGTACTTACGACTACTTCGCTGAAGCTATATGCGGAAAGAAAGTAGGAACACGTGGCGATTATACCGCTTCTGAAGACGATCATGTTTTAGTGCAAGGTATAGCAACAGACAAAAATGCTTTAGGATTTTTTGGTTTAGCATACTATGAAGAAAATAAAGACAAACTAAAATTAGTTGGTGTAGATAATGGTAATGGGGTAGTAATGCCATCATTAGAAACCGTTGGTAACGGTTCTTATGCACCACTATCAAGACCAATCTTTATTTACGTGAGTAGTCTAGCAGTACAAAAAGAAGAAGTAAGAGGATTTGTTTCATTCTATTTAGAAAACGCTTCTTCATTGGTTGCAGAGGTAGGATACATTCCACTTCCAGATGCAGAATATGCTAAAGAGATTGAAAAATTTAATGCATTTATAAAGTAG
- a CDS encoding glycosyltransferase, with amino-acid sequence MNSKKRILIAPLDWGLGHASRCIPIAQALEQKGFEVVFASSGRPLELLIQEFPKNDFIKLESYNIRYPKNGKMAWSMLSQSLKIWKGIRQEHALLQQIIDDYNIDGVISDNRFGLHSKKVPCVFVTHQLNIQTPIFSDFIRKMNFKYIQKFDECWIPDSDNHQLSGQLSKVENTTFNCQYIGALSRFEKLEKTKDIDVLAIVSGPEPQRSMFEELLKKQLIEAKLKATLVLGKTEEHKEEHIGKLKIISHLNAKALNQAMVNAKVVISRSGYSTVMDIAKLNKLAIFVPTPGQTEQLYLAKYFYDKKLAFAMHQKELEVRTAIEKASEFEGLSLEKFQANWDSLLSLF; translated from the coding sequence GTGAATTCTAAAAAAAGAATACTGATTGCCCCTCTAGATTGGGGTTTAGGTCATGCTAGCCGATGCATTCCTATTGCTCAAGCATTAGAACAAAAGGGCTTTGAAGTGGTTTTTGCCTCTAGTGGTCGACCATTAGAATTACTCATTCAAGAATTTCCAAAGAACGATTTCATTAAGCTAGAGAGCTACAACATACGCTATCCCAAAAATGGTAAAATGGCTTGGAGTATGCTTAGTCAGAGTTTAAAAATATGGAAAGGTATTCGCCAAGAGCATGCGCTATTACAACAGATTATAGATGATTACAATATTGACGGCGTCATATCTGACAATCGTTTTGGGCTACACTCCAAAAAAGTGCCATGTGTATTCGTTACCCACCAACTGAATATACAAACGCCTATTTTTTCAGATTTTATACGAAAAATGAATTTCAAATACATTCAAAAGTTTGACGAATGTTGGATTCCTGACTCTGACAATCATCAGCTAAGTGGTCAGCTATCTAAAGTTGAAAACACCACTTTCAACTGTCAGTATATAGGGGCTTTATCCCGTTTTGAGAAATTAGAAAAAACTAAAGACATAGATGTTCTTGCTATCGTTTCTGGACCTGAGCCACAACGCAGTATGTTTGAGGAGTTACTAAAAAAACAACTGATAGAGGCGAAGTTAAAAGCCACATTGGTATTAGGTAAAACAGAAGAACATAAAGAAGAGCATATTGGAAAGCTCAAAATTATCAGCCACCTCAACGCCAAAGCCCTCAATCAGGCTATGGTGAATGCCAAAGTGGTCATTAGTCGCTCAGGATATTCTACCGTAATGGACATTGCCAAACTGAACAAATTAGCCATATTCGTTCCTACCCCCGGGCAAACAGAACAACTATATTTAGCAAAGTATTTTTACGATAAAAAATTAGCTTTTGCTATGCATCAAAAGGAATTAGAGGTTCGTACAGCAATAGAAAAAGCGAGTGAATTTGAAGGCTTAAGCCTAGAAAAATTTCAAGCAAATTGGGATAGTCTGTTAAGCCTTTTTTAG
- a CDS encoding acyl transferase → MHWVFDQTVSFEEKALKLFQLQAQHCSVYKRYLDLLKVDLNAINSIDKIPFLPIELFKNNRIISDNQKPHITFSSSGTTGQQQSKHYVADASIYQDSFKQGFQHFYGNPKDYRILALLPSYLEREGSSLVYMCDQLIQESQYPQSGFYLHNIKELAEILTQECERKTLLIGVSYALLDLVELGPFNLENTIVMETGGMKGKRKEMIKSELHSVLQQGFSLQNIHSEYGMTELLSQAYSKENGIFETPPWMKVLIRDTEDPLSILKYGLTGGINVIDLANVNSCAFIATQDLGKSFDNNTFEILGRFEQADIRGCNLLLNENDYTKS, encoded by the coding sequence ATGCATTGGGTATTCGATCAGACCGTATCATTTGAAGAAAAAGCATTGAAATTATTTCAGCTTCAAGCACAGCATTGTTCTGTTTATAAACGCTATCTAGACCTTTTAAAGGTCGATTTAAATGCTATTAATTCCATTGACAAAATTCCTTTTCTTCCCATCGAATTATTCAAGAATAATCGAATAATATCTGATAACCAAAAACCTCATATTACATTTAGCAGTAGCGGAACAACAGGACAACAACAGAGCAAACATTATGTAGCTGATGCTTCAATTTATCAAGACAGCTTCAAACAAGGATTTCAGCATTTCTATGGCAACCCTAAAGACTATCGAATCCTTGCCCTACTACCCTCCTACCTTGAAAGAGAAGGCTCTTCATTAGTGTATATGTGCGACCAACTCATACAAGAAAGCCAATACCCACAAAGTGGCTTCTATCTGCACAACATCAAGGAATTAGCTGAAATTTTAACCCAAGAATGTGAAAGAAAAACTTTACTTATTGGTGTTAGCTATGCGCTATTAGACCTTGTCGAATTAGGTCCTTTCAATTTAGAAAATACCATTGTAATGGAAACAGGAGGCATGAAAGGAAAACGAAAAGAAATGATAAAATCGGAATTGCATTCCGTATTACAACAAGGGTTTTCTCTCCAAAATATTCATTCAGAGTACGGTATGACTGAATTGCTTTCTCAAGCTTACTCCAAAGAAAATGGAATTTTTGAAACACCACCTTGGATGAAAGTTTTAATTAGAGATACCGAAGATCCACTAAGTATCTTAAAATATGGGCTAACAGGTGGCATTAATGTAATCGATTTAGCCAATGTAAATTCTTGCGCCTTTATTGCTACCCAAGATTTGGGCAAATCATTTGATAATAATACTTTTGAAATCCTTGGTCGCTTTGAACAAGCTGACATCAGGGGGTGTAACTTATTGCTCAATGAAAATGATTATACGAAAAGCTAA
- a CDS encoding GNAT family N-acetyltransferase: MKMIIRKANKNELDAIMQVYKSCVEGMIKLGIDQWDETYPNRKVIQKDLEIGDYYVGVLEDEIVAGIKIDRKQDPTYLTIDWEDKSNKFMVVHRLCSKTSVWNKGVGRKMMTFAEELAAEKGCISMRLDTYINNPKAIAFYKHIGYQQLGHIKLKPHKDIYYCFEKIF; encoded by the coding sequence ATGAAAATGATTATACGAAAAGCTAATAAAAACGAACTAGATGCTATCATGCAAGTGTACAAGTCTTGCGTGGAAGGCATGATCAAGTTAGGTATTGACCAATGGGACGAAACGTATCCTAACAGGAAAGTCATTCAAAAAGACTTAGAAATTGGCGACTACTATGTAGGAGTTTTAGAAGACGAAATTGTTGCTGGCATCAAAATTGACAGAAAGCAAGACCCTACATATCTGACTATTGACTGGGAAGACAAAAGCAATAAATTTATGGTAGTCCATCGCCTATGTTCTAAGACGAGTGTTTGGAATAAAGGAGTGGGAAGAAAAATGATGACTTTTGCTGAAGAATTAGCCGCAGAAAAGGGATGTATATCTATGCGATTAGACACCTACATCAACAATCCAAAGGCTATTGCCTTTTATAAGCACATTGGCTACCAACAGCTTGGTCATATCAAGCTCAAGCCGCACAAAGACATCTACTATTGCTTTGAGAAAATCTTTTGA
- the trmB gene encoding tRNA (guanosine(46)-N7)-methyltransferase TrmB, translating into MAKNKLRKFSQMAEYPNVFQPTFEELKSGYKMKGQWKKDFFKNDNPLVVELGCGKGEYAVGLAQKYPNKNFLGVDVKGARMWKGSTDAIEGGVGNVAFLRTRIEFIELCFDADEVDEIWITFPDPQIKKKRAKNRLTHPTFLERYSRFLAKDGLIHLKTDSQFLHGYTLGIIEGHNHHLEDAEHDIYNAVLQRENMEIKTHYEQLFLEKGMPITYLRFRLK; encoded by the coding sequence TTGGCAAAGAACAAACTCCGTAAGTTTTCTCAAATGGCAGAATACCCTAATGTATTTCAGCCCACTTTTGAGGAATTAAAATCTGGCTATAAGATGAAAGGTCAGTGGAAGAAAGACTTTTTTAAAAACGACAATCCATTGGTTGTAGAGTTGGGCTGTGGTAAGGGTGAATACGCTGTTGGCTTGGCTCAAAAATACCCCAACAAAAACTTTTTGGGTGTTGATGTGAAAGGAGCTCGTATGTGGAAAGGCTCTACCGATGCTATTGAAGGCGGTGTTGGTAATGTGGCATTTTTGAGAACACGTATTGAGTTTATAGAATTGTGCTTTGATGCCGATGAAGTTGATGAGATATGGATAACCTTTCCAGACCCTCAAATCAAAAAGAAAAGAGCTAAAAATCGTTTAACACACCCTACTTTTTTAGAACGATATTCTCGTTTTTTAGCCAAAGACGGACTGATACACCTAAAAACAGATAGTCAGTTTTTGCACGGTTACACTTTAGGTATTATTGAAGGGCACAATCATCATTTGGAAGATGCTGAACACGACATTTACAATGCGGTTTTGCAAAGAGAAAATATGGAAATCAAAACGCATTACGAACAACTTTTTTTAGAAAAAGGTATGCCAATAACCTATTTGAGGTTTAGGCTTAAATAG